DNA from Actinoplanes sp. SE50/110:
GCACGGGGAGAACCGCAGATACGTCACCGCGCTGATCGACCTCGATCCGGACGAGATGGCGAAATGGGCGGCGGCCAACGGACTCGGGGACGCCTCGCACGCCGAGATCGCCGGTTCCGAAAAGCTGCGCGCCGCCCTGCAGGAATGCGTGGACCGGCTCAACGGCACGCTCAATCCGTGGGAGACGGTGAAGCGGTTCGCCGTTCTCGACCGGCATCTGAGCGTCGAGTCCGGTGAGCTGACCGCCTCGCTGAAACTGCGCCGACGGGTCATCGAGGACCGTTTCCGGCCGGTGCTGGACGGCCTGTACGCGTAGGGTCGGCCCATGCATCGAAGCCGGTTGTTCGGAATGCTCGTCGACACCCCGGCCACCGAGGCCGGCGCCGCGGTCTCGTTCTGGACCGCCGCGCTGGGCGGCTCGGCCCGGCAGGATCCGGACGAGCCGGAGTACACCCGGGTCGCCGACGTGGTCCCGGGTGTCGCCGTGGTCGTCCAGGCGGTCGACGACCGGCCGCGGATCCACCTGGACATCGAGACCGACGACGTCGAGGCGGAGACCGCCCGGCTGCTCGGCTTCGGCGCCCAGCTGGTCGAGGACCGCGGCGGCCACCGGATCCTCCGGGCGCCCGGCGGGCACCTGGTCTGCGTGGTGCCGGTGCAGAGCTCCCCGGAGCTGTTCGCCGGCGACTCCCGGGTCTGGTCCTGAATAGACGCTCGTCATAGCTTGGGGGGATGGCGAAGTCCCTGTTCGTGGCCGCCGCCGCGATGAACACCGCGATGGCGACGGCCAGCCCGGTCGCCACCCTGGTCGTCGCCGACCGGCTCGGGCCGGCCTGGGGCGGCGTGCCCAGCACCGCCGCGATCACCGGCACCGGGGTGGGCGCGCTGATCCTGGCCCGGTCGGTCAGCCGGCGCGGCTGGCGGCACGGGCTGCTGGTCGCCTTC
Protein-coding regions in this window:
- a CDS encoding VOC family protein, which encodes MHRSRLFGMLVDTPATEAGAAVSFWTAALGGSARQDPDEPEYTRVADVVPGVAVVVQAVDDRPRIHLDIETDDVEAETARLLGFGAQLVEDRGGHRILRAPGGHLVCVVPVQSSPELFAGDSRVWS